One Amycolatopsis sp. NBC_00355 genomic window carries:
- a CDS encoding organic hydroperoxide resistance protein, with protein MGQAIYTAVATARGDGRNGEVTSSDGVIDESLAIPKEMGGPGGDKTNPEQLFAAGYSACFHSALQLVARQAKVPLHDTTVTAEVSVLKQDVGFGLGVALKVSLPGVDQAQADQLVEQAHQVCPYSNATRGNIEVALSATV; from the coding sequence ATGGGTCAGGCGATCTACACCGCGGTGGCGACGGCGCGCGGAGACGGCCGCAACGGCGAGGTCACCTCGTCCGACGGCGTCATCGACGAGTCGCTGGCCATCCCGAAGGAGATGGGTGGCCCCGGCGGGGACAAGACGAACCCCGAACAGCTTTTCGCCGCCGGCTACTCGGCGTGCTTCCACAGCGCGCTGCAGCTGGTCGCGCGTCAGGCCAAGGTGCCGCTGCACGACACGACCGTCACGGCCGAGGTCAGCGTGCTCAAGCAGGACGTCGGGTTCGGTCTCGGCGTCGCGCTGAAGGTCTCGCTGCCGGGCGTCGACCAGGCCCAGGCCGACCAGCTGGTCGAACAGGCCCACCAGGTCTGTCCCTACTCCAACGCCACCCGCGGGAACATCGAGGTCGCGCTCTCCGCGACCGTCTGA
- a CDS encoding NADPH-dependent FMN reductase, which yields MTSARTVNVLGIGGSLREGSQSERALQIALDAAAETGVRTRLLSGPDLVLPFYDAGELERDERAKTLVDAVRHADGLIVVSPGYHGALSGLVKNALDYVEDLRDDTRPYLDGRAVGLAAVAYGWQAAVTTLEQLRTITHALRGWATPLGGSINSAETKFDDGGGASDEKSLRTLRLIGRQVAEFAVSRHS from the coding sequence GTGACTTCAGCCAGGACGGTCAATGTGCTCGGGATCGGCGGCTCTCTGCGCGAGGGCTCGCAGTCCGAACGCGCGCTGCAGATCGCGCTCGACGCCGCGGCGGAAACCGGCGTCCGGACCAGGCTGCTCTCCGGCCCGGACCTGGTGCTGCCCTTCTACGACGCGGGCGAGCTGGAGCGCGACGAACGCGCGAAGACGCTCGTCGACGCCGTCCGCCACGCCGACGGGCTCATCGTCGTCTCGCCGGGTTACCACGGCGCGCTGTCCGGCCTGGTCAAGAACGCCCTGGACTACGTCGAGGACCTCCGCGACGACACCCGCCCCTACCTCGACGGCCGCGCGGTCGGCCTCGCCGCCGTCGCGTACGGCTGGCAGGCCGCGGTCACCACGCTCGAGCAACTGCGCACGATCACGCACGCGTTGCGCGGCTGGGCCACCCCGCTGGGCGGTTCGATCAACTCGGCCGAGACCAAGTTCGACGACGGCGGTGGCGCGTCCGACGAGAAGAGCCTCCGCACGCTGCGGTTGATCGGCCGCCAGGTCGCCGAGTTCGCCGTGTCGCGCCACTCCTGA
- a CDS encoding alpha/beta hydrolase, protein MAIPFPVRVQAAASQLAFWLPEPVRRAVAGRPVRIDGQDLALDAQLLLRLQKLAGAELVRGSVDSSRALLDVGRHLVSGKPIEPVSVREIAVPTPDGDLPATLYTPVGLPEKSPLLVFFHGGGWVVGTRASHDNAVRFLAKHAGVRVLSIEYRLAPEFPFPAATGDALAAFDFAHAKAGDLGADPSRIAVGGDSAGGNLAAVTAQQAVRRGGPAPAFQLLIYPATDFAQRYRSQDLFAENLFLTDVHMKWFEGHYVPKGSDLTDPRLSPLRAEDLSGLPPALVVTAGFDPLRDEGEAYAKKLAEAGVEVALRRHEDLIHGFINFTGVGTRFREALAETAGALRQGLSIRD, encoded by the coding sequence ATGGCGATCCCGTTCCCGGTCCGCGTCCAGGCCGCCGCGTCCCAGCTCGCGTTCTGGCTGCCCGAGCCGGTACGGCGGGCGGTGGCCGGCCGACCGGTGCGCATCGACGGCCAAGACCTCGCCCTCGACGCACAGCTGCTGCTGCGACTGCAGAAGCTCGCCGGCGCGGAGCTGGTCCGCGGCTCGGTCGACAGCTCCCGCGCCTTGCTCGACGTGGGCCGGCACCTGGTGAGCGGCAAGCCGATCGAACCCGTCTCGGTGCGCGAGATCGCCGTCCCGACCCCCGACGGTGACTTGCCGGCGACGCTCTACACGCCGGTCGGGCTGCCCGAGAAGTCGCCGCTCCTGGTGTTCTTCCACGGCGGCGGCTGGGTCGTCGGCACCCGCGCCAGCCACGACAACGCCGTCCGCTTCCTGGCCAAGCACGCCGGGGTGCGGGTGTTGTCGATCGAGTACCGGCTGGCCCCGGAGTTCCCGTTCCCGGCGGCCACCGGCGACGCCCTGGCGGCGTTCGACTTCGCCCACGCCAAGGCGGGCGACCTCGGCGCCGACCCGTCCCGCATCGCGGTCGGCGGCGACAGCGCGGGCGGCAACCTGGCCGCGGTGACGGCCCAGCAGGCGGTCCGGCGAGGCGGCCCGGCACCGGCGTTCCAGCTGCTGATCTACCCGGCGACGGACTTCGCGCAGCGCTACCGCTCGCAGGACCTGTTCGCCGAGAACCTGTTCCTCACCGACGTGCACATGAAGTGGTTCGAGGGCCACTACGTACCGAAGGGCAGCGACCTGACCGACCCCAGGCTCTCCCCGCTACGCGCGGAAGACCTGAGCGGCCTCCCCCCGGCCCTCGTCGTGACGGCCGGGTTCGACCCGCTACGCGACGAAGGCGAGGCGTACGCGAAGAAGCTCGCCGAAGCCGGCGTCGAGGTCGCGCTGCGCCGACACGAGGACCTGATCCACGGTTTCATCAACTTCACGGGCGTGGGCACCCGCTTCCGCGAGGCCCTCGCCGAGACAGCGGGAGCGTTGCGGCAAGGTCTGTCCATTCGCGACTGA
- a CDS encoding NADH:flavin oxidoreductase/NADH oxidase: MSRLFSPITVRGLTLPNRAWVSPMCQYSATDGLPGDWHLVHLGQFATGGAGLVLTEATAVTPEGRISPQDTGIWSEAHADAWRRIVGFVHAQGTAIGMQLAHAGRKGSTKRPWEGSGSVAAADGGWQSVGADRQSFGPYAPARPLATDEVSALPQAFAAGARRALDAGFDLLELHFAHGYLVHQFLSPLSNSRTDRYGGDFEGRTRLALEITDAVRAEVGSSVPLFARLSSSDWTEGGWTIEDSVRLTKLLAERGVDLIDASSGGNTPNPDIPVGPGYQVPFAARIRTEAGLPTGAVGMITDPEQAEEIVASGSADAVFLARALLRDPHWPLRAANVLDADVPWPNQYARAKSWH; the protein is encoded by the coding sequence GTGAGCCGACTCTTCAGCCCGATCACGGTCCGCGGCCTGACGCTGCCGAACCGCGCGTGGGTGTCCCCGATGTGCCAGTACTCCGCGACCGACGGCCTGCCAGGCGACTGGCACCTCGTCCACCTGGGCCAGTTCGCCACCGGCGGCGCCGGCCTGGTGCTGACCGAGGCGACCGCCGTCACCCCGGAGGGCCGGATCAGCCCGCAGGACACCGGCATCTGGAGCGAAGCCCACGCCGACGCGTGGCGCCGGATCGTCGGCTTCGTGCACGCCCAGGGCACGGCGATCGGCATGCAGCTGGCCCACGCGGGCCGCAAGGGTTCGACGAAGCGCCCGTGGGAGGGCTCGGGCAGCGTCGCCGCCGCGGACGGGGGCTGGCAGAGCGTCGGCGCCGACCGGCAGTCGTTCGGCCCGTACGCCCCGGCGCGGCCGCTCGCGACGGACGAGGTGAGCGCGCTCCCGCAGGCGTTCGCCGCAGGTGCCCGCCGTGCCCTGGACGCCGGCTTCGACCTGCTCGAGCTGCACTTCGCGCACGGCTACCTGGTGCACCAGTTCCTGTCCCCGCTGTCCAACTCCCGCACGGACCGCTACGGCGGCGACTTCGAGGGCCGCACCCGGCTGGCGCTGGAGATCACCGACGCGGTCCGTGCCGAGGTGGGTTCGTCCGTGCCGCTGTTCGCGCGGCTGTCGTCGTCGGACTGGACCGAGGGCGGCTGGACGATCGAGGACTCGGTGCGTCTCACGAAGCTCCTGGCCGAGCGGGGCGTCGACCTGATCGACGCGTCCTCGGGCGGCAACACCCCGAACCCGGACATCCCGGTCGGCCCGGGTTACCAGGTCCCGTTCGCCGCCCGGATCCGCACCGAGGCGGGCCTGCCGACCGGCGCGGTGGGCATGATCACGGACCCGGAGCAGGCGGAGGAGATCGTGGCGTCGGGTTCGGCGGACGCGGTGTTCCTGGCCCGCGCCCTGCTGCGCGACCCGCACTGGCCGCTGCGCGCGGCGAACGTCCTCGACGCCGACGTGCCGTGGCCGAACCAGTACGCGCGAGCCAAGTCCTGGCACTGA
- a CDS encoding TIGR03085 family metal-binding protein has protein sequence MGVAADERQALSSLFEDLGPDAPTLCEGWTTRDLAAHLVVREHRIDAAPGIAVPALAGYTKKVQDRYAAKPWASLVDQVRQGPSKFWPTSIGPLDELTNGAEFLVHHEDVRRAQPDWKPRPADPARDATAWRSAKGAAKLNLRKSPVGVTLRTADGREAAVKTGPDPVTVVGDPVDLLLFVFGRDAVNLDFQGDPAAVTKLQAVKRGL, from the coding sequence ATGGGTGTCGCTGCTGACGAACGCCAGGCGTTGAGCTCGCTCTTCGAAGACCTCGGGCCCGACGCGCCGACTTTGTGCGAAGGGTGGACGACGCGGGATCTCGCCGCGCACCTCGTCGTGCGCGAGCACCGGATCGACGCCGCGCCGGGCATCGCCGTGCCCGCGCTCGCCGGGTACACGAAGAAGGTCCAGGACCGCTACGCCGCGAAGCCGTGGGCGAGCCTCGTCGACCAGGTGCGCCAGGGGCCGTCGAAGTTCTGGCCCACCTCGATCGGCCCGCTCGACGAGCTGACCAACGGCGCCGAGTTCCTCGTCCACCACGAGGACGTCCGGCGCGCGCAGCCGGACTGGAAGCCGCGGCCCGCCGATCCGGCCCGGGACGCCACCGCGTGGCGCTCGGCGAAGGGCGCCGCGAAGCTCAACCTCCGCAAGTCGCCGGTCGGCGTCACGCTCCGGACCGCCGACGGCCGCGAGGCCGCGGTCAAAACCGGGCCCGACCCCGTGACGGTCGTCGGGGACCCGGTCGACCTGCTGCTGTTCGTGTTCGGCCGGGACGCCGTGAACCTGGACTTCCAGGGCGACCCGGCCGCGGTCACGAAGCTTCAGGCGGTGAAACGGGGCCTCTGA
- a CDS encoding carbamoyltransferase family protein, whose translation MYVLGISRVHDSAAALVRDGEIIAFAEEERFTRKKHDGDFPAEAIKFCLERAGITLADVDHVAYYWQRWKEGIHAAKVFARYFPGTLDVFRNTNGDEGGRSAGMVDTFMTGGGSGHDDYHVGGAVLAHIKRSYTLEQDVKDAVEWTGPTKFKTHLVDHHRAHAASGYFISPWDESAVLTFDGIGSDGTATYLAHGRGNKIVDLRRIKFPHSLGAMYAGVTGYLGFYPTRDEGKIMGLAPLGEDTYVDAFKQLIHLDDDGGFELDLSWFAHHRTGKHVMAKKFSDTFGPARPKTRVTAANPVPQHYCDIAYALQVTLEEAGLHLARWLQRETGSKRLCVAGGVALNSVMNGRILLETPFEDFFAQPAAADDGCALGAALEVSVGKYGKPRPRDGYTYTGPDYTEAEMEVALQDAGVEYTRVDDIAAHTAAKIADGKIVGWVQGRMECGPRALGNRSLVADPRDPESKTRMNEKVKHREAFRPFAPSCLAERAGEYFVSDYPSPVMLLVFDVLPDKRDEVPAITHVDGTARVQTVSVADNPLYYKMISEFEKLTGVPMVVNTSFNDNNEPIVASPADAIACYLKTDVDALALGPFWVEKEL comes from the coding sequence ATGTACGTACTGGGCATCAGCAGGGTCCACGACTCGGCGGCGGCACTCGTGCGCGACGGCGAAATCATCGCCTTCGCCGAGGAGGAACGCTTCACCCGCAAGAAGCACGACGGCGACTTCCCCGCCGAAGCCATCAAGTTCTGCCTGGAGCGCGCCGGGATCACCCTGGCCGACGTCGACCACGTCGCCTACTACTGGCAGCGCTGGAAGGAAGGGATCCACGCGGCCAAGGTGTTCGCGCGCTACTTCCCGGGCACGCTGGACGTCTTCCGCAACACCAACGGCGACGAAGGCGGCCGCTCGGCGGGCATGGTCGACACCTTCATGACCGGCGGCGGCTCGGGCCACGACGACTACCACGTCGGCGGCGCGGTCCTGGCGCACATCAAGCGGTCCTACACGCTGGAGCAGGACGTCAAGGACGCCGTCGAGTGGACCGGCCCGACGAAGTTCAAGACGCACCTCGTCGACCACCACCGCGCGCACGCGGCCAGCGGCTACTTCATCTCGCCGTGGGACGAGTCGGCCGTCCTCACCTTCGACGGCATCGGCAGCGACGGCACCGCGACGTACCTGGCGCACGGCCGCGGCAACAAGATCGTCGACCTGCGGCGCATCAAGTTCCCGCACTCCCTCGGCGCGATGTACGCCGGCGTCACCGGCTACCTCGGCTTCTACCCGACCCGCGACGAGGGCAAGATCATGGGCCTCGCGCCGCTGGGCGAGGACACCTACGTCGACGCGTTCAAGCAGCTCATCCACCTCGACGACGACGGCGGCTTCGAACTGGACCTGAGCTGGTTCGCCCACCACCGCACCGGCAAGCACGTGATGGCGAAGAAGTTCAGCGACACCTTCGGCCCGGCGCGGCCGAAGACCCGCGTCACGGCGGCGAATCCCGTTCCCCAGCACTACTGCGACATCGCGTACGCGCTGCAGGTGACGCTGGAGGAAGCCGGCCTGCACCTGGCGCGGTGGCTGCAGCGCGAGACCGGTTCGAAGCGGCTGTGCGTCGCCGGCGGCGTCGCGCTCAACAGCGTCATGAACGGCCGGATCCTGCTGGAGACGCCGTTCGAGGACTTCTTCGCCCAGCCCGCGGCGGCCGACGACGGCTGCGCGCTCGGCGCGGCCCTGGAGGTGTCGGTCGGCAAGTACGGCAAGCCGCGCCCGCGGGACGGCTACACCTACACCGGCCCGGACTACACCGAGGCCGAGATGGAGGTGGCGCTGCAGGACGCCGGCGTCGAGTACACCCGCGTCGACGACATCGCCGCGCACACCGCCGCCAAGATCGCCGACGGGAAGATCGTCGGCTGGGTGCAGGGCCGGATGGAGTGCGGGCCGCGGGCACTGGGCAACCGTTCGCTCGTCGCCGACCCGCGCGACCCGGAGTCGAAGACGCGGATGAACGAGAAGGTCAAGCACCGCGAGGCGTTCCGGCCGTTCGCGCCCTCGTGCCTGGCCGAGCGCGCGGGCGAGTACTTCGTCAGCGACTACCCGTCGCCGGTGATGCTGCTGGTGTTCGACGTCCTGCCGGACAAGCGGGACGAAGTGCCCGCGATCACCCACGTCGACGGGACCGCGCGCGTGCAGACGGTCAGCGTGGCGGACAATCCGCTGTACTACAAGATGATCAGCGAATTCGAGAAGCTGACCGGCGTGCCGATGGTCGTCAACACGTCGTTCAACGACAACAACGAGCCGATCGTGGCGAGCCCGGCCGACGCCATCGCGTGTTACCTGAAGACCGACGTCGACGCGCTGGCCCTCGGTCCGTTCTGGGTGGAGAAGGAACTGTGA
- a CDS encoding Dps family protein, translated as MTTSPIKSPLSDADKEITGNALQATLVDLVDLSLIAKQAHWNVVGANFRSAHLQLDELVTTAREYVDQVAERANAIGVSPNGKAKTVVESSGVPDYPDNWQSVESTVAAIVDILSALVERLRKRIDETDKSDLVTQDLLIEITRALEEAHWMWQAQQA; from the coding sequence ATGACCACCTCTCCGATCAAGAGCCCGCTGTCCGACGCCGACAAGGAGATCACCGGCAACGCCCTCCAGGCGACGCTGGTGGACCTGGTCGACCTCTCCCTGATCGCCAAGCAGGCGCACTGGAACGTAGTCGGCGCGAACTTCCGCAGCGCGCACCTGCAGCTCGACGAGCTCGTGACCACCGCGCGCGAGTACGTCGACCAGGTCGCCGAGCGGGCGAACGCCATCGGCGTCTCGCCGAACGGCAAGGCCAAGACCGTCGTCGAGAGCTCCGGCGTCCCCGACTACCCGGACAACTGGCAGTCGGTCGAGTCGACCGTCGCCGCGATCGTCGACATCCTCTCGGCCCTCGTCGAGCGGCTGCGCAAGCGCATCGACGAGACCGACAAGAGCGACCTCGTGACGCAGGACCTGCTGATCGAGATCACCCGTGCCCTCGAAGAGGCGCACTGGATGTGGCAGGCCCAGCAGGCCTGA
- a CDS encoding glutamate decarboxylase: MVLHQGKTDRPDRVGGTNPMYAGANPALAAGFVMPHDKLLDTSLPPDTALQLVRDELMLDGNARLNLATFVTTWMEPQARELMAECVDKNMIDKDEYPQTAELERRCVNILADLWHAPDLADIMGCSTTGSSEACMLAGMALKRRWSKLGRTGKPNLVMGVNVQVCWEKFCEYWEVEPRLVPMEGDRYHLSAEEAVARCDENTIGVVAILGSTFDGSYEPVAEIAAALDALQERTGWDIPVHVDGASGAMIAPFLDPELEWDFRLPRVASINTSGHKYGLVYPGVGWVIWRNKEALPSELVFNVNYLGGDMPTFALNFSRPGAEVAAQYYTFVRLGRDGFRAVQQASRDVATHLSAGIADLGPFELLTRGDQLPVFAVTTGPGVNFDVFDVSRRLRERGWLVPAYTFPDNRTDLAVLRIVVRNGFTHDLADLLLADVARVVAELAKEGGRPKDPAKATAFHH; this comes from the coding sequence ATGGTTCTGCACCAGGGAAAAACCGACCGCCCGGACCGCGTCGGCGGCACGAATCCGATGTACGCCGGAGCGAACCCGGCGCTCGCGGCGGGCTTCGTCATGCCGCACGACAAGCTGCTCGACACGTCCCTGCCACCGGACACGGCGCTGCAGCTAGTGCGGGACGAGCTGATGCTCGACGGCAACGCGCGGCTGAACCTCGCCACGTTCGTCACGACATGGATGGAGCCGCAGGCGCGTGAGCTGATGGCCGAGTGCGTCGACAAGAACATGATCGACAAGGACGAGTACCCGCAGACCGCCGAGCTGGAGCGGCGCTGCGTGAACATCCTCGCCGACCTGTGGCACGCGCCCGACCTCGCCGACATCATGGGCTGCTCGACGACCGGGTCGTCCGAGGCCTGCATGCTCGCCGGGATGGCGCTGAAACGGCGCTGGTCCAAGCTCGGCCGCACCGGGAAGCCGAACCTGGTGATGGGCGTGAACGTCCAGGTGTGCTGGGAGAAGTTCTGCGAGTACTGGGAGGTCGAACCGCGGCTGGTGCCGATGGAGGGTGACCGGTACCACCTCTCCGCCGAGGAGGCGGTCGCGCGCTGCGACGAGAACACGATCGGCGTCGTGGCGATCCTCGGCTCGACGTTCGACGGCAGCTACGAGCCGGTGGCGGAGATCGCGGCGGCGCTCGACGCGCTGCAGGAGCGCACGGGCTGGGACATCCCGGTGCACGTCGACGGCGCGTCCGGCGCGATGATCGCGCCGTTCCTCGACCCGGAGCTGGAGTGGGACTTCCGGCTGCCGCGGGTGGCGTCGATCAACACGTCCGGCCACAAGTACGGGCTGGTGTACCCGGGGGTGGGCTGGGTGATCTGGCGGAACAAGGAGGCGCTGCCGTCGGAACTGGTGTTCAACGTCAACTACCTGGGCGGCGACATGCCGACGTTCGCGTTGAACTTCTCCCGCCCCGGCGCCGAAGTCGCGGCCCAGTACTACACGTTCGTGCGACTCGGCCGGGACGGATTCCGCGCGGTGCAACAGGCCTCGCGTGACGTGGCGACGCACCTGTCGGCCGGCATCGCCGATCTCGGCCCGTTCGAGCTGCTGACCCGCGGCGACCAGCTGCCGGTGTTCGCGGTCACCACCGGACCCGGCGTGAACTTCGACGTCTTCGACGTGTCCCGCCGGCTGCGCGAGCGCGGCTGGCTGGTGCCGGCGTACACGTTCCCGGACAACCGCACGGACCTGGCGGTGCTCCGGATCGTGGTCCGCAACGGCTTCACGCACGACCTGGCGGACCTGCTGCTGGCCGACGTGGCCCGGGTCGTCGCGGAACTGGCGAAGGAAGGAGGGCGGCCCAAGGACCCGGCCAAGGCGACGGCATTTCACCACTGA